Proteins found in one Coffea eugenioides isolate CCC68of chromosome 5, Ceug_1.0, whole genome shotgun sequence genomic segment:
- the LOC113771084 gene encoding zinc finger BED domain-containing protein RICESLEEPER 4-like — protein MSTNVESNLSREELEQEGSSGTLPPSRTTQSCEESSFVKKRGEYKKRSKAWDHFHARSSSCNLQILHKGNEIGKAIEKCLLEWGVDDILTVTVDNASSNDLAIQYLRGKLQNWGKAVLGGKWTHMRWNSTYLMLDTSQRFEEQDPYMLQELENLPTKSDWTKARFLVIVLENFYQLTVKVFGSKYMTWNTFFTDISHIHGILIEMAASDNDVLSSMARSMKEKYDKYWGKIEKMNMLIFISSILDPRTKLEYLEFVVGQMYGEFDGATLAGLAKDAMFELFNEYKMLSTLASHSASSSLSSDSQRGKTTFHGDASKTITDRYKFEFKKRKMELGGRDAKSKLDIYLNEESEEDDERFDILL, from the exons ATGTCTACTAATGTTGAGAGTAATCTAAGTCGTGAGGAGCTAGAACAAGAAGGGTCGTCTGGAACTCTTCCTCCTAGTCGAACTACACAAAGCTGTGAGGAATCTAGTTTTGTCAAGAAAAGAGGAGAGTACAAGAAGAGGTCCAAAGCTTGGGATCATTTTCATGCAAGGAGTTCATCATGCAATCTGCAAATACT TCACAAGGGAAATGAAATTGGTAAGGCCATAGAAAAGTGTCTACTAGAATGGGGAGTTGATGATATTCTAACTGTTACAGTTGACAATGCAAGTTCCAATGATTTAGCTATCCAATATTTACGAGGAAAACTTCAAAATTGGGGTAAAGCTGTGTTAGGGGGGAAATGGACTCATATGAG GTGGAATTCTACATATCTAATGCTAGATACATCTCAGAGGTTTGAGGAGCAGGATCCTTATATGCTTCAAGAGTTAGAAAATCTGCCAACAAAATCTGATTGGACAAAAGCTAGATTCTTGGTAATTGTTTTGGAAAACTTTTATCAGCTGACTGTGAAGGTTTTCGGTTCCAAATATATGACTTGGAATACTTTTTTCACTGATATTAGTCACATTCATGGCATTTTAATTGAAATGGCAGCAAGTGATAATGATGTTTTGAGTTCAATGGCAAGATCAATGAAGGAGAAATATGACAAGTATTGGGGAAAGATTGAAAAGATGAATATGTTGATTTTTATTTCCTCTATTCTTGATCCTCGAACTAAACTTGAATACCTTGAATTTGTGGTTGGCCAAATGTATGGTGAGTTCGATGGTGCAACACTAGCTGGCCTTGCAAAAGATGCAATGTTTGAGCTGTTTAATGAATACAAGATGCTTAGCACACTTGCCTCACATTCTGCCTCTTCTTCACTTTCAAGTGATTCTCAAAGGGGTAAAACTACATTTCATGGAGATGCCTCTAAAACAATCACTGATAGGTACAAGTTCGAAtttaagaagagaaaaatggaactTGGGGGTAGAGATGCAAAATCTAAATTAGATATATATTTGAATGAGGAGTCTGAGGAAGATGATGAGAGATTTGATATCTTGTTGTGA